In the Candidatus Baltobacteraceae bacterium genome, one interval contains:
- a CDS encoding TRAP transporter substrate-binding protein, which translates to MQNRRRFLTASAATALAVNFVRFPGEAAEFSMKIGTDNPETHPTNVRLKAMADKVRSQTNGRLDLGVFPNSILGGDSQMLTQARSGALQLWCAPDNVLANVVSVAAISNVGFAFNDAKQGFAAMDGALGTFIRNQTGKVGLYTFAKIWDNGVREITTSTKPIAQASDMLGFKIRVPASPVAIAMFKAIGASPSPIDSKEMYTALQTRVMDGQENSLAIIETYKLYEVQKFCSLSNHMWAGYWMAMNSAAKDSLPKDVFDVLERNMNETALLQRGDVENLNATLQPKLTQEGLTFNNVNRDTFKAKLRDAGFYDQQKKLYGDEAWGLLEKAVGKLA; encoded by the coding sequence ATGCAAAACCGACGCCGCTTTCTGACAGCCTCGGCCGCGACCGCGCTTGCGGTCAACTTCGTCCGCTTTCCCGGCGAAGCCGCCGAGTTCTCCATGAAGATTGGGACGGACAATCCCGAAACACATCCGACCAACGTTCGGCTCAAAGCAATGGCAGACAAGGTCCGCTCGCAGACGAACGGCCGCCTCGATTTGGGCGTGTTCCCGAATAGTATTCTCGGCGGCGACAGTCAGATGCTAACCCAGGCCCGCTCGGGCGCGCTGCAGCTGTGGTGCGCGCCCGATAACGTGCTGGCCAATGTCGTTAGCGTTGCGGCGATCAGCAATGTCGGCTTCGCGTTCAACGATGCCAAGCAGGGGTTCGCAGCAATGGACGGTGCGCTCGGCACATTCATCCGCAATCAAACCGGGAAAGTCGGACTGTACACGTTTGCCAAGATCTGGGACAACGGGGTCCGCGAGATCACGACGAGCACGAAACCGATCGCGCAAGCCAGCGATATGCTCGGATTCAAGATCCGCGTTCCGGCCAGCCCCGTCGCGATCGCGATGTTCAAAGCCATCGGCGCTTCGCCGTCGCCGATCGACTCCAAAGAGATGTACACCGCGTTGCAAACGCGTGTGATGGACGGTCAAGAAAATTCGCTCGCAATCATCGAGACGTACAAGCTGTACGAAGTCCAGAAATTCTGTTCGCTTTCGAATCATATGTGGGCCGGTTACTGGATGGCGATGAACTCGGCGGCAAAGGATTCACTCCCGAAGGACGTCTTCGACGTGCTCGAACGCAACATGAACGAGACTGCACTTCTGCAGCGCGGCGATGTCGAAAATCTGAACGCGACGCTCCAGCCGAAACTTACGCAAGAAGGGCTGACGTTCAACAACGTCAACCGCGACACGTTCAAGGCTAAGCTGCGCGATGCGGGCTTCTACGATCAACAAAAGAAGCTCTATGGCGACGAAGCCTGGGGACTGCTCGAGAAAGCCGTCGGTAAGCTGGCGTAA
- a CDS encoding long-chain fatty acid--CoA ligase — protein sequence MFGLMMDAPLMISSLLSYGAQWHSDVEIVTRTVEGPIHRYGYGEAARRAARLAHALRALGVEPGDRVATLAWNTYRHFELYYGVSGIGAVLHTANPRLHPAQVAYVVEHAQDRYIFSDLTFVPILEAIAPALKSVRGYVILTGEATMPKTSLPNVYCYESLLAAQPDRIDWPVFDERTASSLCYTSGTTGEPKGVLYSHRSTVLHALSAAGVDQNRRIDGRNCALPLVPMFHVNGWGIPYSAPIMGTKLVLPGSGYEGKQIYELMEAEGVKTAGGVPAIWHRLLTYVEENGLQLTTLQAMRVGGSAAPPTMIEAFEKRGIEVAQGWGMTEASPVCTTGCLPGEIRESPEVRKYQSMAGHCLYGVDMKIIDPAGATLPNDGLAQGELCIRGPWIASAYYENPAATEQAFTKDGWFRTGDIVTISPTGYLTITDRAKDLIKSGGEWISSIDLENAALAHPEIDEVAAIAMPSTQWGERPMLIVRRRAGSSVDRDAIIAFLKPKVASWWLPDEIVFIDEMPYTATGKVSKKTLREKYATASV from the coding sequence ATGTTCGGGCTGATGATGGACGCGCCGCTGATGATCAGCTCGCTCCTCTCGTACGGCGCGCAATGGCATAGTGACGTTGAAATCGTCACGCGGACGGTAGAAGGGCCGATTCACCGGTATGGATACGGTGAAGCGGCCCGCCGTGCCGCAAGACTTGCGCACGCGCTGCGTGCGCTCGGCGTCGAACCGGGCGACCGCGTTGCGACGCTCGCCTGGAATACGTACCGGCACTTTGAGCTCTACTACGGCGTATCGGGGATTGGTGCCGTACTGCACACTGCGAATCCACGCTTGCATCCGGCGCAGGTTGCGTACGTCGTGGAACACGCGCAGGATCGCTATATTTTCTCCGATTTGACCTTCGTGCCTATTCTCGAGGCGATAGCGCCGGCGCTCAAATCGGTGCGCGGTTACGTCATTCTCACGGGCGAGGCGACGATGCCCAAAACCTCGCTTCCGAATGTATATTGCTACGAATCGCTTTTGGCCGCACAACCCGATCGCATCGACTGGCCGGTTTTCGACGAGCGCACCGCGTCGTCGCTATGCTACACCTCGGGAACGACCGGTGAGCCGAAAGGCGTACTATACAGTCACCGCTCGACGGTCTTACATGCGCTCTCCGCGGCAGGCGTGGATCAAAATCGGCGCATCGATGGCCGAAACTGCGCGCTGCCGCTCGTCCCAATGTTTCACGTTAATGGTTGGGGCATTCCGTATTCGGCGCCGATCATGGGGACGAAGCTCGTTCTTCCCGGTTCAGGTTACGAAGGCAAGCAAATATACGAGCTGATGGAAGCGGAAGGCGTCAAAACCGCGGGCGGCGTTCCGGCGATCTGGCATCGTTTGCTGACGTATGTGGAAGAGAACGGCTTGCAACTGACGACGCTGCAAGCGATGCGCGTCGGCGGTTCTGCGGCACCGCCCACGATGATCGAAGCGTTCGAGAAACGCGGCATCGAGGTCGCGCAGGGTTGGGGGATGACCGAAGCAAGTCCGGTTTGCACGACCGGATGCTTGCCGGGCGAGATTCGCGAGTCACCCGAGGTCCGCAAATACCAGTCGATGGCCGGCCATTGTCTCTACGGCGTCGATATGAAGATCATCGACCCCGCCGGTGCGACACTGCCGAACGATGGCCTCGCGCAAGGCGAGCTCTGCATTCGTGGCCCGTGGATCGCGAGCGCCTACTACGAGAATCCAGCGGCGACGGAACAAGCGTTTACGAAAGACGGCTGGTTTCGTACCGGCGACATCGTGACGATCAGCCCCACGGGTTATCTCACGATCACGGATCGCGCGAAGGATCTGATCAAATCGGGTGGCGAGTGGATTAGCTCGATCGATCTGGAAAATGCTGCGCTTGCTCATCCCGAAATCGACGAGGTTGCGGCAATTGCGATGCCGAGCACCCAGTGGGGCGAGCGTCCGATGCTGATCGTACGGCGCCGCGCGGGAAGCAGCGTCGATCGCGATGCGATCATCGCCTTTCTCAAGCCGAAAGTTGCGAGTTGGTGGCTTCCGGACGAGATCGTATTCATCGACGAGATGCCGTACACGGCGACCGGAAAAGTCTCGAAGAAAACGCTTAGGGAAAAGTACGCTACCGCGTCTGTATAG
- a CDS encoding TonB-dependent receptor — protein sequence MFRRTMAFGLALLFALAPTLARAQSDTGEITITVVDTSSGKPLDDARVFLTGAMLVSALTQKSGTVKYTDVPTGIYRVRVSRRGYDAARSNEFEVLDGKDVTVKFAMIPSQPGGQANQSNLRVIGTVVVHSNVRINTNDISDESPIRRISDSMMDALDKMAGVSVNQDSNDPDSAVTVSLNGHDESQTAISLDGIPLGMPGTATNMRGVNSDLFSGASVSFSPTASGLGGGVNFRTIEPTQSWNEKLSTTYGTYDRWNYAVQATGSIGPLGIAVMHTDRGGNNPLTFQDYEDSSGITYPHGGFSDNLGDLVKLRYRFGDAVTLTGSFLSSNGSISQVCTQWATVLPCGIGPDNNRYNKFQFDYLTAASLIGNVAFTATAFSITSHNLVDDLNEFIDDVPNPLETLSQSRTNGYAFTASVAHNKHTFTLTGNIESSMNQFTPLTFTPFVVQSGIGVNAHQLNFADSIKSTDKLNLNFNGSLADTSGVGYSVLGGGGATWRPTGHDTVQLALNLGSAQPPPTTPRTFSDPALARFNCDAGTSIVSGPGDQGDQKQSSTSYNLDWTHLWRTGQITFNAFRQTQIGQTINALVNADGEPPDYFPAGYVGSIGQTWSQGTICGALPFNPSGVYVNEPIAGTARAYQGFDVSGRIALGPNVVVLPTYALNSAILLAADSRLTTAQSTSIVGAQLPGRPIHREGVTFDAELPHNGFELLANAQYTGSNNNRYLDPYTTVNWGISHAFGPGRLTLFETNAFNAVSGEFSTLLYANPVPVSGGGVVFFAANPLLPRTISLNYTVAVGKGAQKSPSTLANAARMAARAGGGGESGAPNVGGGFGRRPGGPGAFRRNVLPAGGDPFSLATDNPLCNAAAQEIAKPLLDGLRAYVTAYENKAPLPPAGEYTVIAHMTAAGSAVPYWLEIRPQLPPGGPPNGARPFPQRGSSQNVAINGAPEISPRPEPSGSAGPRRRGEGPERFRAIFACEYIALLTPDQAKAKGIDTNGRVFMGYAPGIGIFGVQPRQLPQGGGSVRDQ from the coding sequence ATGTTTCGCCGTACCATGGCCTTCGGTCTCGCGCTCCTCTTCGCGCTGGCTCCCACACTCGCGCGCGCGCAAAGCGACACCGGAGAAATCACGATCACCGTCGTTGACACCAGCTCGGGTAAGCCGCTGGATGACGCGCGTGTTTTCCTGACCGGCGCCATGCTGGTCAGCGCGCTCACGCAGAAATCGGGAACGGTGAAGTATACGGACGTGCCGACGGGAATCTATCGCGTCCGCGTCTCGCGTCGCGGTTATGACGCTGCGCGAAGCAACGAGTTCGAGGTTCTGGACGGTAAAGATGTGACGGTGAAGTTCGCGATGATCCCCTCGCAACCGGGAGGTCAGGCGAACCAAAGCAATTTGCGCGTCATCGGCACGGTAGTCGTGCATTCGAACGTGCGGATCAACACCAACGATATCTCCGATGAAAGCCCGATCCGGCGTATCTCGGATTCGATGATGGATGCACTCGACAAGATGGCCGGCGTTTCCGTCAACCAAGATTCGAACGATCCTGATTCCGCGGTGACCGTCTCACTGAACGGACACGACGAATCGCAGACTGCGATTTCACTTGACGGCATACCGCTCGGAATGCCCGGAACGGCCACCAACATGCGTGGCGTCAACAGCGATCTTTTCTCCGGCGCCAGCGTTAGCTTCAGTCCAACCGCATCCGGCCTCGGCGGCGGCGTGAACTTCCGCACGATCGAACCGACGCAGAGCTGGAACGAAAAGCTCTCGACTACGTACGGAACGTACGACCGTTGGAATTACGCGGTTCAGGCCACGGGGAGCATCGGTCCGCTTGGAATAGCGGTCATGCACACCGACCGAGGGGGCAACAATCCGCTCACGTTTCAAGATTACGAAGACTCGAGCGGCATAACATATCCGCACGGCGGCTTCAGCGACAATCTCGGCGATCTCGTCAAGCTGCGCTATCGTTTCGGAGATGCCGTTACGTTGACGGGTTCGTTTCTGTCCTCGAACGGTTCGATCTCGCAGGTCTGCACGCAGTGGGCCACGGTACTCCCATGCGGCATCGGACCCGACAACAACCGATACAACAAATTTCAGTTCGACTATCTTACCGCGGCCTCGCTGATCGGAAACGTCGCGTTCACGGCGACCGCGTTCTCGATCACGAGTCACAATCTCGTCGACGATCTCAACGAGTTCATCGACGATGTTCCCAACCCGCTCGAAACGCTCAGCCAAAGCCGGACGAACGGCTACGCGTTCACGGCATCGGTCGCGCACAACAAACATACCTTTACGCTGACCGGCAACATCGAAAGCTCGATGAACCAGTTTACGCCGCTGACGTTCACGCCGTTCGTAGTTCAGTCCGGAATCGGCGTCAACGCTCACCAGCTGAACTTCGCCGATTCGATCAAATCGACGGACAAGCTCAATCTCAATTTTAACGGTTCGCTCGCGGATACGTCGGGTGTCGGCTATTCGGTCCTGGGCGGAGGCGGCGCGACATGGCGGCCGACCGGGCACGATACCGTTCAGCTTGCGCTCAATCTCGGAAGCGCTCAGCCGCCGCCGACGACGCCGCGCACGTTCAGCGATCCGGCGCTAGCGCGCTTCAATTGCGACGCCGGAACTTCGATCGTCAGCGGCCCGGGCGACCAAGGTGACCAAAAGCAATCATCGACGAGCTACAACCTTGATTGGACGCATCTCTGGCGAACCGGACAGATCACCTTCAATGCATTTCGTCAAACGCAAATCGGCCAGACGATCAACGCGCTCGTCAACGCCGATGGTGAGCCGCCCGATTATTTCCCCGCCGGATACGTCGGTTCGATCGGACAAACATGGTCGCAAGGGACGATCTGCGGAGCCCTTCCGTTCAACCCGAGCGGCGTTTACGTTAACGAGCCTATAGCGGGAACGGCGCGGGCATATCAAGGCTTCGATGTAAGCGGACGAATCGCGCTCGGACCGAACGTCGTCGTGCTTCCAACGTACGCACTCAACAGCGCGATACTCCTGGCTGCCGATTCGCGCCTGACGACTGCTCAATCAACCTCGATCGTCGGTGCGCAGCTTCCTGGGCGACCCATTCATCGCGAAGGCGTGACGTTCGATGCAGAGCTTCCGCATAACGGTTTCGAGCTGCTCGCAAACGCGCAGTACACAGGCTCGAATAACAATCGCTATCTCGATCCCTACACGACCGTCAATTGGGGAATCTCGCACGCATTCGGACCCGGACGCTTGACGCTGTTCGAAACGAATGCGTTCAACGCAGTCTCCGGGGAGTTCTCGACGCTTTTATACGCCAATCCGGTTCCGGTCAGCGGCGGCGGCGTCGTGTTCTTTGCTGCGAATCCGCTCTTGCCGCGGACGATCAGCCTGAACTATACCGTGGCCGTCGGAAAAGGCGCGCAAAAATCTCCGTCGACACTTGCAAATGCCGCACGCATGGCGGCGCGTGCCGGCGGCGGAGGCGAAAGCGGCGCACCTAATGTTGGGGGCGGATTCGGCCGGCGGCCCGGTGGTCCGGGTGCCTTCCGCCGTAACGTTCTTCCGGCGGGTGGCGATCCGTTTTCGCTCGCGACCGATAACCCACTCTGCAATGCGGCAGCCCAAGAGATTGCGAAGCCCTTGCTCGACGGATTGCGCGCGTACGTTACCGCATACGAAAACAAAGCCCCGCTTCCGCCGGCAGGCGAGTACACCGTCATCGCACACATGACGGCAGCCGGCAGCGCGGTTCCCTATTGGCTTGAGATACGTCCGCAACTTCCACCCGGCGGTCCACCGAACGGCGCAAGGCCTTTCCCACAGCGGGGTTCGAGTCAAAACGTTGCGATCAATGGTGCGCCGGAGATCTCGCCGCGACCCGAACCGTCAGGCAGCGCAGGTCCGCGTCGTCGCGGTGAAGGTCCGGAGCGCTTCCGCGCAATCTTCGCGTGCGAATACATCGCTTTGCTCACGCCGGATCAGGCCAAAGCAAAAGGCATCGATACGAATGGACGCGTGTTCATGGGATATGCGCCCGGCATCGGAATCTTCGGCGTACAGCCGCGACAGCTGCCACAAGGCGGCGGCAGCGTGCGGGATCAGTAG
- a CDS encoding acyl-CoA dehydrogenase family protein: MDLAFSTAEIDFRTTIRSFIAERLPADIREKVRDGESLAKDDYVRWQRILQERGWAGPSWPREYAGPGWSPVQRHIFEEELAYGWAPRTIPFGLNMLAPILMEFGNDAQRARFLPRILSAEDWWCQGYSEPGSGSDLASLQTRAERRGNGYLVNGTKTWITGAQYANWIFALVRTDPNVPKHKGISFLLIDMTSKGVSVRPIETLDGGHEINEVHFESVEVPLENLVGEENAGWRYAVFLLEHERTGTAGVARCRVQLAQLREIIEREGRNSRRLRERIALVEIELAALAYTELRTLAAASAGKRPGAESSILKIKGTEIQQALAELALDAVGPYAQTAQAAAYFNYRKASIYAGSNEIQKNIIAKRILGL; this comes from the coding sequence ATGGATCTGGCGTTCAGCACGGCTGAGATCGATTTCCGAACGACGATCCGCAGCTTTATCGCCGAGCGCCTCCCCGCAGATATCCGCGAAAAAGTTCGCGACGGAGAGTCGCTGGCGAAAGACGATTACGTACGCTGGCAACGCATCTTGCAGGAACGCGGATGGGCCGGACCATCGTGGCCGCGAGAGTACGCCGGCCCGGGTTGGTCTCCGGTACAACGTCATATTTTTGAAGAGGAGCTTGCGTACGGCTGGGCGCCGCGTACGATACCGTTCGGCTTGAATATGCTCGCTCCGATCCTGATGGAGTTCGGGAACGATGCGCAGCGTGCGCGCTTCCTGCCGCGGATACTGAGCGCTGAGGACTGGTGGTGTCAAGGCTATTCTGAACCCGGCTCGGGCTCGGATCTCGCTTCGTTGCAAACGCGCGCGGAGCGCCGCGGTAACGGCTACCTCGTCAACGGAACGAAGACGTGGATTACCGGAGCGCAATATGCGAATTGGATTTTTGCGCTCGTCCGCACCGATCCGAACGTTCCCAAGCACAAGGGCATCTCGTTCTTGCTCATCGACATGACGTCGAAGGGCGTCAGCGTTCGTCCAATCGAGACGCTTGACGGTGGTCACGAAATCAACGAAGTGCATTTCGAGAGCGTCGAGGTGCCGCTCGAAAACCTCGTCGGCGAGGAAAATGCAGGTTGGCGCTACGCGGTCTTCCTTTTGGAGCATGAGCGTACTGGGACGGCCGGCGTCGCTCGCTGTCGCGTGCAGCTGGCCCAACTCCGCGAGATCATCGAGCGCGAAGGCCGCAACAGCCGTCGTCTTCGCGAGCGTATCGCGCTCGTCGAGATCGAGCTCGCCGCCCTCGCTTATACGGAGCTGCGAACGCTGGCTGCCGCGTCAGCCGGAAAACGGCCCGGAGCTGAGTCCTCGATTCTCAAGATCAAAGGAACCGAGATTCAACAAGCCCTCGCCGAGCTCGCGTTGGACGCGGTCGGCCCTTACGCACAAACAGCGCAAGCCGCAGCGTATTTCAATTATCGTAAAGCCTCGATCTACGCGGGTTCCAACGAAATTCAAAAGAACATCATCGCAAAGCGCATCTTAGGGCTGTAA
- a CDS encoding polysaccharide deacetylase family protein, translating into MAFPWPDGKRIAVCLTWDVDGESALYFRFPDRSREQLGELHQRMFGPQVGVWRILRMLERHGVPGTFYVPSYIAMIHPEVVDAFVRADYPVGLHGHIHEALELLDEARENEILSLSKAILRERCGYTPTLYRAPGWELNRRTPEILIRGGCRSDSSLMDDESPYALETPAGALIEIPIQWALDDAEYWGHTRTNRDKALADPETVFRFWSDEFNGMYEDGACYVLTLHPFISGRHVTMKTIDRLIAHIKGFDGVWWTTIEGVTAHCEKLLAGGKLPIKQSPLPAPIQTR; encoded by the coding sequence ATGGCGTTTCCGTGGCCTGACGGAAAACGCATCGCCGTCTGTCTCACGTGGGACGTCGACGGCGAATCGGCACTCTACTTTCGGTTTCCCGACCGGTCACGCGAGCAGCTCGGGGAGCTCCATCAGCGCATGTTTGGTCCGCAGGTCGGTGTGTGGCGCATTCTGCGCATGCTCGAGCGCCACGGCGTTCCCGGAACGTTTTACGTGCCGTCGTACATTGCTATGATTCATCCGGAAGTCGTCGATGCGTTCGTGCGCGCGGATTATCCGGTCGGCTTGCACGGCCACATTCACGAAGCGCTCGAGTTGCTCGACGAGGCGCGTGAAAACGAAATCTTGTCGCTCTCGAAAGCAATCCTCAGGGAGCGGTGCGGCTACACGCCGACGTTGTATCGTGCGCCCGGTTGGGAGCTCAATCGGCGCACGCCCGAGATTCTCATCCGAGGCGGCTGCCGTTCGGATTCGAGCTTGATGGACGATGAATCGCCCTACGCGCTTGAAACGCCGGCTGGGGCGCTGATCGAGATTCCAATTCAATGGGCCCTGGACGACGCGGAGTACTGGGGCCACACGCGCACCAATCGCGACAAGGCGCTCGCTGATCCCGAGACCGTCTTCCGTTTCTGGTCGGATGAATTCAACGGTATGTACGAGGACGGCGCGTGTTACGTACTCACGCTCCACCCGTTCATCTCGGGCCGTCACGTCACGATGAAGACGATCGACCGCCTCATCGCGCACATCAAAGGCTTTGACGGCGTCTGGTGGACCACGATCGAGGGCGTGACCGCGCATTGTGAAAAGCTGCTGGCCGGAGGCAAATTGCCGATCAAGCAATCGCCACTGCCTGCGCCTATACAGACGCGGTAG
- a CDS encoding acyl-CoA dehydrogenase encodes MDFKLSGEQTLIKDSVERFVAQQPAPAEPWREFAKLGWLGIGAPEDLGGFGGALETMLVMEAFGRGLYLEPYAACAVFPAAILRAAGRSDQLEGLIEGERRFAVAYEEPGAHYNPGAVSARSERSNGGYVLTGKKVRVPVPRGDATFLVSAKTDGDVTLFAVAPGSSGLQRHDEIAEDGTTVARLELDAVIVEESARIGDAPGVGLLQRGLEYANAALCGEAVGLMGTMFDLTLGYLKERNQFGVPIGSFQALQHRMAEMFTELELARSMAYVAAMTADDESDAEARARAIAGAKIQVSRSGRFVGQNAVQLHGAIAMTQEYKLGAYFKRMTSLERLFGDVDYHLDRYLS; translated from the coding sequence TTGGATTTCAAACTGTCGGGCGAACAAACGCTCATCAAGGACAGCGTCGAGCGATTCGTCGCGCAGCAGCCCGCGCCGGCCGAGCCGTGGCGCGAATTCGCGAAGCTTGGATGGCTTGGTATCGGTGCGCCGGAAGATTTGGGCGGGTTCGGCGGTGCGCTCGAAACGATGCTCGTCATGGAAGCATTCGGACGCGGATTGTATCTCGAACCGTATGCGGCGTGCGCAGTGTTCCCCGCCGCCATCTTACGCGCTGCAGGCCGCAGCGATCAGCTTGAAGGCTTGATCGAGGGCGAGCGACGCTTCGCGGTCGCGTACGAAGAGCCGGGCGCCCATTACAATCCTGGGGCAGTTTCGGCACGCTCGGAACGCTCGAACGGCGGCTATGTTCTGACCGGCAAGAAGGTGCGCGTTCCGGTTCCGCGCGGCGACGCAACGTTCTTGGTGTCCGCGAAGACGGACGGCGACGTCACGCTTTTTGCCGTCGCGCCGGGCTCGAGTGGTCTGCAGCGCCACGATGAGATCGCTGAGGATGGCACCACTGTCGCGCGCCTTGAGCTTGATGCAGTCATCGTCGAAGAATCGGCACGCATCGGAGACGCGCCGGGCGTCGGGCTATTGCAGCGCGGCCTCGAGTACGCGAATGCGGCGCTTTGCGGCGAGGCCGTCGGGTTGATGGGAACGATGTTCGACTTGACCCTCGGATATCTCAAGGAGCGCAATCAGTTCGGCGTCCCGATCGGATCGTTCCAGGCCTTGCAGCATCGAATGGCCGAGATGTTCACCGAGCTCGAGCTGGCGCGTTCGATGGCATATGTTGCGGCGATGACCGCCGACGACGAAAGTGACGCTGAGGCGCGAGCGCGTGCGATCGCCGGCGCGAAGATCCAAGTGTCGCGTTCGGGACGCTTCGTCGGACAGAACGCCGTGCAGCTTCATGGTGCGATCGCGATGACGCAAGAGTACAAGCTCGGCGCGTATTTCAAGCGAATGACGTCGCTCGAGCGCTTGTTCGGCGACGTGGACTATCATCTGGATCGTTACCTAAGCTAG
- a CDS encoding ABC transporter substrate-binding protein, translated as MNARRGWFVSSIVAVVALCLATIVPATGQSVPGVTSTQILLGGVHPYSGPASAYSSIGKGAKAYFDYINDTKGGVYGRKVIYKDLDDAYNPPQSLTLTKQLVEQDHVFAMFNPLGTPVNTVLRPYLNDNKVPQLFVATGATTWALDSAKFPWTIGWQPDYQAESIVYAKYLLQHDPTAKIGVIYQNDDYGQDYLNGLNKGLGSKTNLIVKTVSYETTDPDVKSQIASLKASGADTVFIFATPKFSTQSLASIAQLSWKPTVYLNVVSNSQSVMRAATTGGGPAATNGVISIQYLKDPSDAAMQNDPGIKLEHEILAKYAPGSDPADSFYLYGMGAAFTMMDALTKAGKNLTRENIMQASLHLHETNNPFVLPGMVIETSPEDHFPIRQMQLSKYTDGKWVNFGTLMSARK; from the coding sequence ATGAACGCACGTAGAGGTTGGTTCGTCTCGTCCATTGTCGCGGTTGTAGCCCTTTGTTTGGCTACGATCGTGCCGGCGACCGGACAAAGTGTCCCGGGCGTAACGAGTACGCAGATTCTCTTGGGCGGCGTCCATCCGTATAGCGGACCGGCGTCGGCATACAGCTCGATCGGAAAAGGCGCAAAAGCGTATTTCGATTACATCAACGACACCAAAGGGGGCGTCTACGGACGGAAGGTCATCTACAAGGATCTCGATGACGCCTATAATCCGCCGCAATCATTGACGCTTACCAAGCAGCTCGTCGAACAAGATCACGTCTTCGCAATGTTCAATCCGCTCGGAACTCCGGTCAACACGGTCTTGCGGCCGTATCTGAACGACAACAAAGTTCCGCAGCTTTTCGTCGCGACCGGCGCAACGACGTGGGCACTCGACTCGGCAAAATTCCCATGGACGATCGGCTGGCAGCCCGATTATCAAGCCGAATCGATCGTTTACGCGAAGTATTTGCTGCAGCACGATCCGACCGCAAAGATCGGCGTCATCTATCAGAACGACGACTACGGTCAGGATTATCTCAACGGCTTGAACAAGGGGCTCGGCTCGAAGACGAATCTGATCGTAAAGACGGTTAGCTACGAGACGACAGATCCCGACGTCAAGTCGCAGATCGCATCGTTGAAAGCGAGCGGTGCAGACACCGTCTTCATCTTTGCAACACCGAAGTTCAGCACGCAGTCTCTCGCGTCGATCGCGCAGCTCTCGTGGAAGCCGACCGTTTATCTCAACGTCGTTTCGAATTCGCAGTCGGTCATGCGTGCAGCAACGACGGGAGGCGGTCCGGCAGCTACCAATGGCGTCATCTCTATTCAGTATCTCAAAGATCCAAGCGACGCGGCGATGCAGAACGATCCCGGCATCAAGCTCGAGCACGAGATTCTCGCTAAATATGCTCCGGGCTCTGATCCGGCAGACTCATTCTATCTGTACGGAATGGGCGCGGCGTTTACCATGATGGATGCGCTGACGAAAGCCGGTAAGAACCTGACGCGCGAGAACATTATGCAGGCCTCGCTCCATTTGCACGAGACGAACAATCCGTTCGTGCTGCCGGGGATGGTCATCGAAACAAGTCCGGAAGATCACTTCCCGATCCGTCAGATGCAACTCTCGAAGTACACCGACGGAAAGTGGGTAAATTTCGGAACGTTGATGTCCGCGCGTAAGTAA